One Cystobacter fuscus DSM 2262 DNA segment encodes these proteins:
- a CDS encoding prenyltransferase/squalene oxidase repeat-containing protein, with amino-acid sequence MSPSIYDSAQVLRILSPAESASSPVVDWLLSQQQADGGWGEPVKPMHRDIPTMSALLALRRFPQHPRTHEACEAGVRFLRAQGPHWATLHPEELPVAAEILVPALLNQLGLDEAALPRAPYAQLMALGERKRKIIAKLPVTPGVPWLHVWETWGQEPTANLIDGAGSVGHSPSATAAWVKAASGRTELTPFVDRAREYLRESGLSTASSTPGLVPVGGPHNYFEQSFVLYALLMGGVLQEPRLAPYVNSVLGDLTRALGPNGLGMSDHFLQDGDDTSAVVAVMHAMGLAVDPAVLYRFKREDHFIAYPGEMHSSPTLTARCLHALMLLGQDNDELAPFQRYLLERQEPSGRWSFDKWSRSWLYTTFHSVVGLVGSPHVDAVRRALDAVLSAQLPDGGWSSDGRSNMTETSYAVLMLGFLERHGMHHPGIAPALDRASRWMLQNYTPGAPAEGKVKCWISKELYRMERVDSAFELCALLMMQRRLSQ; translated from the coding sequence ATGAGCCCCTCCATCTACGATTCGGCCCAGGTATTGCGAATCCTTTCACCCGCGGAGAGTGCTTCTTCTCCCGTGGTGGACTGGCTGCTGTCACAACAGCAGGCGGATGGGGGCTGGGGGGAGCCGGTCAAGCCGATGCATCGGGACATCCCCACGATGTCCGCCCTCCTCGCGTTGCGCCGCTTTCCCCAGCACCCGCGCACGCACGAGGCCTGTGAGGCGGGGGTGCGTTTCCTGCGCGCCCAGGGGCCGCACTGGGCCACGCTGCATCCGGAGGAGCTGCCGGTGGCCGCGGAGATCCTCGTGCCCGCGTTGTTGAATCAGCTCGGGTTGGACGAGGCGGCGCTGCCGCGCGCGCCCTACGCGCAGCTGATGGCGCTGGGGGAGCGCAAGCGGAAGATCATCGCGAAGCTGCCCGTGACGCCCGGCGTGCCGTGGTTGCACGTCTGGGAGACCTGGGGCCAGGAGCCCACGGCGAACCTGATCGATGGGGCGGGGAGCGTGGGGCACAGCCCGTCCGCGACGGCGGCGTGGGTGAAGGCCGCCTCGGGCCGGACGGAGCTGACGCCGTTCGTCGATCGGGCCCGGGAGTACCTGCGCGAGAGCGGGCTGTCGACCGCGTCGTCCACTCCCGGACTCGTGCCGGTGGGCGGGCCGCACAACTATTTCGAGCAGTCCTTCGTCCTCTATGCCCTGCTCATGGGCGGGGTGCTGCAGGAGCCGCGTCTGGCGCCCTACGTGAACTCCGTGCTGGGGGATTTGACCCGGGCGCTCGGGCCGAACGGACTCGGCATGAGCGACCACTTCCTCCAGGATGGTGACGACACGAGCGCGGTGGTGGCCGTCATGCACGCCATGGGGCTGGCGGTGGACCCGGCGGTGCTCTACCGCTTCAAGCGGGAAGACCATTTCATCGCCTACCCGGGGGAGATGCACTCCTCGCCGACGCTGACGGCCCGTTGCCTCCATGCCCTGATGTTGCTGGGCCAGGACAACGACGAGCTGGCCCCCTTCCAGCGCTACCTGCTCGAGCGCCAGGAGCCCAGTGGCCGCTGGTCCTTCGACAAGTGGAGCCGCTCGTGGCTGTACACGACGTTCCACTCGGTGGTCGGCCTCGTCGGCTCGCCGCACGTGGACGCGGTGCGCCGCGCGCTGGATGCGGTGCTCTCGGCGCAGCTGCCGGACGGGGGCTGGAGCTCCGATGGCCGCTCGAACATGACGGAGACCTCCTACGCCGTGCTGATGCTCGGCTTCCTGGAGCGGCATGGGATGCACCACCCCGGCATCGCCCCGGCGTTGGACCGGGCCTCGCGCTGGATGCTGCAGAACTACACCCCCGGCGCCCCGGCCGAGGGCAAGGTGAAGTGCTGGATCTCCAAGGAGCTCTACCGCATGGAGCGCGTGGACTCGGCCTTCGAGCTGTGCGCCCTGCTGATGATGCAGCGGCGCCTGTCCCAGTAG
- a CDS encoding SMP-30/gluconolactonase/LRE family protein: MSQFLSKSLAACLLMAGGQVLAAPPKAYRQEVVVAGSHFQGVHGLAVDGKGHLLASNLLGRTVHSVDLGTGAVSTVVGPPLGGADDVALGPDGSIYWTGFFTGELMKRTPDGKTRVIARDLPGLNSLAFRRDGRFYVTQLGRGDALWEVDPSGKKPPRLAISKPGFLNGFEFGPDDKLYGPILLKGQIARVDVDTGSIETVAEGFAMPVAVNFDARRENLYVVDSARGELVRVRLPTGAKEVVAKLPTGLDNLAVGPDDLVYVSNMVDNDIRVVNPADGSVRLLVESRLAVPSGLAVAPDDPQEQLYVADVYALRRVGGRDGKITQTTRVLSSRLNFPMNVSLGAKHVVLSTAYLGEHSSVQVLDRATGELLRTIPNANGVQAALELADGTLLLAESTTGRLVRVDTSEPAGTTVLAEGLEGPVGLAADTEAEEPGVYVTEVRSGKVTRVRLSDGARRTVAKGLKAPEGIARHPDGGLIVAEVGRKRLVRIEPTTGRLTVLASGLRIGLPESVGMPPGYIPTGVAVGGSGTIYLTSDIESALYRFVPVP; encoded by the coding sequence ATGTCCCAATTCCTCTCCAAGTCCCTGGCCGCCTGTCTGTTGATGGCGGGTGGTCAGGTCCTGGCCGCCCCGCCCAAGGCCTACCGCCAGGAAGTGGTGGTGGCCGGCTCCCACTTCCAGGGCGTCCACGGGCTCGCCGTCGATGGCAAGGGGCACCTGCTGGCCAGCAACCTGCTCGGCCGGACGGTCCACTCCGTCGACCTGGGCACGGGCGCGGTGAGCACCGTGGTGGGGCCGCCGCTGGGCGGCGCGGATGACGTGGCCCTGGGTCCGGACGGCTCGATCTACTGGACGGGCTTTTTCACCGGCGAGTTGATGAAGCGCACTCCGGATGGAAAGACGCGCGTCATCGCCAGGGATCTGCCGGGCCTCAACTCGCTGGCCTTCCGCCGCGATGGCAGGTTCTACGTCACCCAGCTTGGCCGGGGCGATGCGCTATGGGAGGTGGACCCGAGCGGGAAGAAGCCGCCTCGGCTGGCCATCTCCAAACCCGGCTTCCTCAACGGCTTCGAGTTCGGCCCGGACGACAAGCTCTACGGCCCGATCCTGCTCAAGGGGCAGATTGCCCGGGTGGACGTGGACACGGGCAGCATCGAGACCGTGGCGGAGGGCTTCGCGATGCCGGTCGCCGTCAATTTCGACGCGCGCCGCGAGAACCTCTACGTGGTCGACTCGGCGCGGGGCGAGCTGGTGCGCGTCCGGCTGCCCACGGGCGCCAAGGAGGTCGTCGCGAAGCTGCCCACCGGGCTCGACAACCTGGCCGTGGGCCCGGATGACCTGGTGTACGTGTCCAACATGGTCGACAACGACATCCGCGTGGTCAATCCCGCCGATGGTTCCGTCCGGCTCCTGGTCGAGTCACGTCTGGCCGTACCCTCCGGCCTCGCCGTCGCGCCGGATGATCCGCAGGAGCAGCTGTACGTGGCGGATGTGTATGCCCTGCGCCGGGTGGGCGGACGCGACGGGAAGATCACCCAGACGACCCGGGTCCTCTCCTCGCGGCTCAACTTCCCCATGAACGTGAGCCTGGGCGCGAAGCATGTGGTGCTGAGCACGGCCTACCTGGGGGAGCACAGCAGCGTGCAGGTGCTGGATCGGGCCACGGGAGAGCTGCTGCGGACGATTCCCAACGCGAATGGCGTCCAGGCCGCGCTCGAGCTCGCCGATGGCACGCTGCTCCTCGCCGAGTCCACTACGGGCAGGCTCGTGCGCGTGGACACCTCCGAGCCCGCGGGGACCACGGTGCTCGCCGAGGGCCTGGAGGGGCCCGTGGGCCTCGCGGCCGACACGGAGGCGGAGGAGCCAGGGGTGTACGTCACCGAGGTGCGCTCGGGAAAGGTCACCCGGGTGCGCCTGTCGGATGGCGCCAGGCGCACGGTGGCCAAGGGCCTCAAGGCCCCCGAGGGCATTGCCCGGCATCCGGACGGTGGGCTGATCGTCGCCGAGGTGGGCCGCAAGCGACTGGTGCGCATCGAGCCGACCACGGGCCGACTGACCGTGCTCGCGAGCGGCCTGCGCATCGGTCTGCCCGAGAGCGTGGGCATGCCGCCGGGCTACATCCCCACGGGAGTCGCGGTGGGCGGCTCGGGAACCATCTACCTGACGTCCGACATCGAGAGCGCCCTCTACCGCTTCGTCCCCGTGCCCTGA
- a CDS encoding flavin-containing monooxygenase, whose amino-acid sequence MTATKKGEVSFSPEALREKYRLEREKRLRPDGNTQYIPLKGVFADFDKDPYVEPGFTRPALTEKIDVLIVGGGFGGMLAGARLRQAGVDSFRIVEKGGDFGGTWYWNRYPGAACDVESYIYLPLLEETGYMPKEKYAKAPEIFAHCQRIGRHFDLYKAALFQTLVQTMDWDEDARRWNITTSRGDKLAARFVIIAGGILHKAKLPGIPGIETFKGHCFHTSRWDHAYTGGGPTSSMTRLADKRVGIIGTGATSVQAIPQLGAAAKQLYVFQRTPSGVGARNNQPTDEAWVKTLKPGWQQERIRNFSAIVSGQKMDADMVQDGWTYIFQGTATQQARTPEEAAEFRQLTDFRKMEEIRARVDAIVKDPVTAEALKPYYNQMCKRPCFHDEYLDTFNRPNVQLVDTEGKGVERLTPTGVVVKGKEYEVDCLIYASGFEVSLDYTRMLGFDIRGRGGRSLRDSWADGPATLHGMHSRGYPNLMMFTTTQSGWAINFVHILDEQSQHAAYIIERCVKRGIEVIEPSEQAQQQWWETILGRLAASASFGGAECTPGYYNNEGVKMGPNAMRYASFGGDTLAFIDVLRTWRQGEQLAGLELTRGEVSSNP is encoded by the coding sequence ATGACTGCGACGAAGAAGGGTGAGGTCTCTTTCTCTCCGGAGGCACTGAGGGAGAAGTACCGGCTCGAGCGCGAGAAGCGGCTGCGCCCCGACGGCAATACCCAGTACATCCCCCTGAAAGGCGTCTTCGCGGACTTCGACAAGGATCCCTATGTCGAGCCCGGCTTCACCCGTCCGGCGCTGACCGAGAAGATAGACGTCTTGATTGTCGGGGGTGGCTTTGGCGGCATGCTGGCGGGGGCGCGGCTGCGTCAGGCGGGGGTGGATTCCTTCCGCATCGTGGAGAAGGGCGGTGACTTCGGCGGCACCTGGTATTGGAACCGCTATCCGGGCGCCGCCTGCGACGTGGAGTCCTATATCTACCTGCCGCTGCTCGAAGAGACCGGCTACATGCCCAAGGAGAAGTACGCCAAGGCGCCGGAGATCTTCGCCCACTGCCAGCGCATTGGCCGGCACTTCGATCTCTACAAGGCGGCGCTGTTCCAGACCCTGGTGCAGACGATGGACTGGGACGAGGACGCCCGGCGCTGGAACATCACGACCAGCCGGGGCGACAAGCTCGCGGCGCGGTTCGTGATCATCGCCGGCGGCATCCTCCACAAGGCGAAGCTGCCCGGCATCCCGGGCATCGAGACCTTCAAGGGCCACTGCTTCCACACCAGCCGCTGGGACCATGCCTATACCGGCGGCGGCCCCACGAGCAGCATGACCCGGCTGGCGGACAAGCGCGTGGGCATCATCGGCACGGGCGCGACCTCGGTCCAGGCCATCCCCCAGCTGGGGGCCGCGGCCAAACAGTTGTATGTCTTCCAGCGCACGCCCTCGGGCGTTGGCGCACGCAACAACCAGCCGACGGACGAGGCCTGGGTGAAGACACTCAAGCCCGGCTGGCAACAGGAGCGCATCCGCAACTTCTCCGCGATCGTCTCCGGCCAGAAGATGGATGCCGACATGGTCCAGGACGGGTGGACCTACATCTTCCAGGGCACCGCCACCCAGCAGGCCCGGACCCCCGAGGAGGCCGCCGAGTTCCGCCAGCTCACGGACTTCCGCAAGATGGAGGAGATCCGCGCGCGGGTGGACGCCATCGTCAAGGATCCGGTGACGGCCGAGGCGCTCAAGCCCTACTACAACCAGATGTGCAAGCGGCCCTGCTTCCACGACGAATACCTGGACACGTTCAACCGGCCCAACGTCCAGCTCGTCGACACCGAGGGCAAGGGCGTGGAGCGGCTCACTCCCACCGGCGTGGTGGTGAAGGGCAAGGAGTACGAGGTCGACTGCCTCATCTACGCCTCGGGCTTCGAGGTCTCGCTGGATTACACCCGGATGCTGGGCTTCGACATCCGCGGGCGCGGCGGCAGATCCCTGCGAGACAGCTGGGCCGATGGTCCGGCGACGCTGCATGGCATGCACAGCCGGGGTTATCCCAACCTGATGATGTTCACCACGACCCAGAGCGGCTGGGCGATCAACTTCGTGCACATCCTCGACGAGCAGTCGCAGCACGCCGCCTACATCATCGAGCGGTGCGTCAAGCGGGGCATCGAGGTGATCGAGCCCTCGGAGCAGGCGCAGCAGCAGTGGTGGGAGACGATCCTCGGCCGGCTCGCGGCGAGCGCCTCCTTCGGCGGTGCTGAATGCACGCCCGGCTACTACAACAACGAGGGGGTCAAGATGGGCCCGAACGCGATGCGCTACGCCTCCTTCGGGGGTGACACGCTCGCGTTCATCGACGTGCTGCGCACGTGGCGCCAGGGCGAGCAACTCGCGGGCCTGGAGCTCACGCGCGGCGAGGTGTCTTCCAACCCATGA
- a CDS encoding TetR/AcrR family transcriptional regulator, whose protein sequence is MYTSRPSDPKTSTRQRDAERTRAALISAAQTLFSTRGFANTGVREVAELAGVNSSLVNRYFGSKQGLYRETLEQVLDIIPMLQGDRRRFGENVVSIFLGVQDAPGPLMMLILSAADPEAHATSVELLHKKAIEPLARWLGPPDAEGRAARLNILWSGFLMSWRLLPLPQLAEVRHSSTRRWLEAAIQAIVDEGES, encoded by the coding sequence GTGTACACATCCCGACCGAGCGACCCCAAGACGTCGACACGTCAGCGAGACGCCGAGCGCACGCGTGCCGCCCTCATCTCCGCCGCGCAGACGCTGTTCTCCACGCGGGGCTTCGCCAACACCGGAGTGCGGGAGGTGGCGGAGCTGGCCGGGGTGAACTCCTCGCTCGTCAACCGCTACTTCGGCTCGAAGCAGGGGCTGTACCGGGAGACGTTGGAGCAGGTGCTCGACATCATCCCGATGCTTCAGGGAGACAGGCGCCGCTTCGGCGAGAACGTGGTGTCCATCTTCCTCGGCGTGCAGGATGCCCCGGGCCCGCTGATGATGCTGATCCTCTCGGCGGCCGATCCCGAGGCGCACGCGACGAGTGTCGAGCTGCTCCACAAGAAGGCGATCGAGCCCCTGGCTCGCTGGCTGGGCCCCCCGGATGCCGAGGGGCGCGCGGCGCGGCTCAACATCCTCTGGAGCGGCTTTCTCATGAGCTGGCGGCTGCTGCCCCTCCCACAGCTCGCCGAGGTGCGCCACTCCTCCACCCGCCGCTGGCTGGAGGCCGCGATCCAGGCGATCGTCGACGAAGGCGAGAGCTGA
- a CDS encoding DMT family transporter, producing the protein MAWFVLMVSGVLESGWALALKKSEGFTQPVPSVVFLVLAAMSFGGLAWAMKSLPAGPSYAVWTGIGAALTAVLGILLFGESVSGVKLASIGFIVIGVIGLALSGGGH; encoded by the coding sequence ATGGCCTGGTTCGTTCTGATGGTCTCGGGGGTGCTGGAGAGTGGGTGGGCGCTCGCGCTCAAGAAGTCCGAGGGCTTCACCCAGCCGGTGCCCAGCGTGGTGTTCCTGGTGTTGGCGGCGATGAGCTTCGGGGGTCTGGCCTGGGCGATGAAGTCCCTGCCGGCGGGACCCTCCTACGCCGTGTGGACGGGCATCGGTGCGGCGCTGACCGCCGTGCTCGGCATCCTCCTGTTCGGCGAGTCGGTGTCCGGGGTGAAGCTCGCCTCCATCGGGTTCATCGTCATCGGTGTCATCGGACTCGCCCTGTCCGGGGGCGGCCACTGA
- a CDS encoding TetR/AcrR family transcriptional regulator: MSPPGPRGTSQERGRQRRARLIEGVTHVLRTGGLQAVSARSVADAAEVPLAAVTYYFSSLEELIAETLAEMLRQWVEQVRGTTRLARAHPEKADLARWVTQAMLPPGGTGAIQAHYELLVACGRRAAFSAVLARGRADLDEALAELIVAALPGGTRPPSPQLVLAVLDGAVVSALSEGTPVDTTVQARLDELLRA, encoded by the coding sequence ATGTCCCCCCCGGGCCCACGGGGGACGAGCCAGGAGCGGGGGCGGCAGCGGAGGGCGCGGCTCATCGAGGGCGTCACGCACGTGCTGCGCACGGGGGGCCTGCAGGCCGTGAGTGCCCGCTCCGTCGCGGACGCGGCCGAGGTGCCGCTCGCCGCCGTCACCTATTACTTCTCCTCCCTGGAGGAGCTGATCGCCGAGACCCTCGCGGAGATGCTGCGCCAGTGGGTGGAGCAGGTCCGCGGCACCACGCGGCTCGCTCGGGCCCACCCGGAGAAGGCGGACCTGGCCCGGTGGGTGACCCAGGCGATGCTCCCGCCCGGAGGTACCGGCGCCATCCAGGCCCACTACGAGCTGCTGGTGGCCTGCGGGCGCCGGGCGGCCTTCTCGGCGGTGCTTGCCCGGGGACGCGCGGACCTCGACGAGGCGCTGGCGGAACTCATCGTGGCCGCTCTGCCCGGCGGTACACGCCCCCCCAGTCCCCAACTGGTGCTCGCCGTCCTGGATGGCGCGGTGGTGAGCGCGCTCAGTGAAGGCACGCCCGTCGACACCACGGTCCAGGCCCGCCTGGACGAACTGCTGCGGGCATAG
- a CDS encoding alpha/beta fold hydrolase codes for MLTRTLDIDGPVHFMDFGGSGPTLVLVHGLGGSHHNWMHVGPKLARHARVVAVDLAGFGLTPLAGRSAALPANQVLLDRFIQKVSPSAPVILVGNSMGGAISVLQTARNPGRVSGLVLVAPAQPRAEDSRMERNVLFLFLLYSIPGVGEFFVRRRAARMSPEELAREQLALCCRDLDRFPEELVRAHLEFARERHARMPWSHEAFLQAARSLVGLLLRKSRFRELERSIRVPTLLVQGSDDQMVPVANSRELASVRPDWTYVEYPDVGHTPMMERPELFLETMERWFEGPGRVALDAAT; via the coding sequence ATGTTGACGCGCACGCTCGATATCGATGGTCCCGTTCACTTCATGGACTTCGGCGGCTCCGGGCCGACCCTGGTGCTCGTGCATGGACTGGGAGGCTCGCACCACAACTGGATGCACGTGGGCCCGAAGCTGGCGCGGCACGCGCGGGTGGTGGCCGTGGACCTGGCGGGCTTTGGTCTGACGCCCCTGGCGGGCCGCTCGGCGGCGCTCCCGGCCAATCAGGTGCTGTTGGACCGCTTCATCCAGAAGGTGTCTCCGTCCGCGCCCGTCATCCTGGTGGGCAACTCCATGGGCGGCGCCATCTCGGTGCTGCAGACGGCCCGCAATCCCGGGCGCGTCTCCGGCCTCGTGCTGGTGGCTCCCGCGCAACCCCGGGCGGAGGACTCGCGAATGGAGCGCAACGTCCTCTTCCTGTTCCTCCTCTACTCGATTCCTGGCGTGGGCGAGTTCTTCGTGCGGCGGCGCGCGGCGCGCATGAGTCCGGAGGAGCTGGCCCGCGAACAGCTCGCGCTGTGCTGCCGCGACCTGGACCGCTTCCCCGAGGAGCTGGTGCGCGCGCATCTGGAGTTCGCCCGCGAGCGCCACGCGCGGATGCCCTGGTCCCACGAGGCCTTCCTCCAGGCGGCGCGCTCGCTCGTGGGCTTGTTGCTGCGCAAGTCGCGCTTCCGCGAGCTGGAGCGGAGCATCCGTGTGCCCACCCTGCTCGTGCAGGGCTCGGATGATCAGATGGTGCCAGTGGCCAACTCGCGCGAGCTGGCCAGCGTCCGACCGGATTGGACCTACGTGGAGTACCCCGACGTCGGACACACCCCGATGATGGAGCGTCCCGAGCTGTTCCTCGAGACGATGGAGCGTTGGTTCGAGGGGCCGGGCCGCGTGGCCCTGGACGCGGCGACATGA
- a CDS encoding DUF2934 domain-containing protein: MARAQAKTNNSNKSSSKKPEAPPPAATPITNVAPAVQAAPAKKETVAVQAAPAAVQAAPAAVQAAPAAVQAAPASNRRPSTEQISRRAYELFLARGGEHGHHDEDWIQAERELQLGR; this comes from the coding sequence ATGGCACGCGCACAGGCCAAGACGAACAACTCCAACAAGTCGTCCTCCAAGAAGCCGGAGGCCCCGCCCCCCGCCGCGACGCCCATCACGAACGTGGCCCCCGCGGTGCAGGCTGCTCCCGCCAAGAAGGAGACCGTCGCGGTGCAGGCCGCTCCCGCCGCGGTGCAGGCCGCTCCCGCCGCGGTGCAGGCCGCTCCCGCCGCGGTGCAGGCCGCTCCCGCTTCGAACCGCCGCCCCAGCACGGAGCAGATCTCCCGCCGGGCCTACGAGCTGTTCCTCGCGCGCGGCGGAGAGCACGGCCACCATGACGAGGACTGGATCCAGGCCGAGCGCGAGCTGCAGCTCGGACGCTGA
- the mutY gene encoding A/G-specific adenine glycosylase, protein MRPSRKRAPSPTPLLIEPTRRESLRSGLLAWYDRQKRDLPWRRTRDPYAIWLSEVMLQQTQVTTVIPYWERFLQRFPTVEALARAPLPDVLAAWRGLGYYSRARNLHLAAQDVVARHGGKLPSTAAELLTLRGFGRYTAGAVASIAFGEPAPLVDGNVARVFSRLFEVEGLPGDRVREARLWALATELVSPERPGDFNQALMEHGATVCRPDNPLCLLCPVREDCLAWRHGRVNELPPAKVRAPPKRMTLALAVWAHEGRLLLARREEKGLFGGLWELPAAEIEADTPDSQSADKLTQSLGTPVRVEAVLGTVRRQLTHRSLTLRLLRVTGSKHPTRAPAFRELRWCTPEEASSLGMSTAMHKALEAALDAGVLPA, encoded by the coding sequence ATGAGACCCTCCCGCAAGCGCGCCCCCTCCCCCACCCCGCTCCTCATCGAGCCCACGCGCCGAGAGTCCCTGCGCTCGGGCCTGCTCGCCTGGTACGACCGGCAGAAGCGCGACCTGCCCTGGCGCCGCACGCGCGATCCGTACGCCATCTGGCTCAGCGAGGTGATGCTGCAGCAGACCCAGGTGACCACCGTCATCCCCTACTGGGAGAGATTCCTCCAGCGCTTCCCCACGGTGGAGGCGCTCGCCCGCGCGCCGCTGCCGGACGTGCTCGCCGCGTGGCGGGGGCTCGGCTACTACTCGCGCGCGCGCAACCTGCACCTGGCCGCCCAGGACGTGGTGGCGCGCCACGGCGGCAAGCTGCCCTCCACCGCCGCCGAGCTGCTCACCCTGCGAGGCTTTGGCCGCTACACCGCGGGGGCCGTGGCCTCCATCGCCTTCGGCGAGCCCGCGCCCCTGGTGGATGGCAACGTGGCCCGCGTCTTCTCGCGCCTCTTCGAGGTGGAGGGCCTCCCGGGAGATCGCGTGCGCGAGGCCCGGCTGTGGGCGCTCGCCACCGAGCTCGTCTCCCCCGAGCGGCCCGGAGACTTCAACCAGGCCCTCATGGAACACGGCGCCACCGTCTGCCGGCCCGACAACCCGCTGTGCCTCCTGTGCCCCGTGCGCGAGGACTGTCTCGCCTGGCGTCACGGTCGCGTGAACGAACTGCCACCCGCCAAGGTGCGCGCCCCGCCCAAGCGCATGACGCTCGCTCTCGCCGTCTGGGCGCACGAGGGCCGGCTCCTGCTCGCCCGGCGCGAGGAGAAGGGACTCTTCGGAGGCTTGTGGGAATTGCCCGCCGCCGAGATCGAGGCGGACACGCCCGACTCGCAGTCCGCCGACAAGCTCACCCAATCGCTCGGCACGCCCGTGCGGGTGGAGGCCGTGCTCGGCACCGTGCGCCGCCAGCTCACCCACCGCAGCCTCACCCTCCGCCTGCTGCGCGTGACGGGCTCGAAGCACCCCACGCGCGCTCCCGCCTTCCGTGAGCTGCGCTGGTGCACCCCCGAAGAAGCCTCCTCGCTCGGCATGAGCACCGCCATGCACAAGGCGCTCGAGGCCGCGCTCGACGCAGGCGTGCTCCCGGCCTGA
- a CDS encoding SDR family oxidoreductase — translation MATQDFRGKVVLITGASSGIGRAVARVYAAQGAHLVLAARREPALRDAAREAEALGVQALPVCCDITREEDVARLVRETEAAFGGLDILVNNAGLGLYGPVEGFSEAQLRQVFEVNFFGLVRVTRAALPLLRRRAPGSQVINVSSVLGHRGLPLLGGYGSSKAAVNLLTESLRAELATEGIRVLLVSPGLTETEFRDARLNAEGWAQDTIPLNAMSAESAARALVRASRRGSRETVLTLPGRVMVLANRLVPGLFDRVARRIANPARRP, via the coding sequence ATGGCAACCCAGGACTTTCGAGGCAAGGTGGTCCTCATCACCGGCGCCTCCAGTGGCATCGGCCGCGCGGTGGCCCGGGTCTACGCGGCCCAGGGCGCCCACCTCGTGCTCGCCGCGCGTCGTGAGCCGGCCCTTCGAGACGCCGCGCGTGAGGCGGAAGCACTCGGCGTCCAGGCCCTCCCCGTGTGCTGCGACATCACCCGCGAGGAGGACGTGGCCCGTCTCGTGCGCGAGACGGAGGCGGCCTTCGGTGGGTTGGACATCCTCGTCAACAACGCGGGGCTCGGGCTCTACGGCCCCGTCGAGGGCTTCAGCGAGGCGCAGCTGCGCCAGGTGTTCGAGGTGAACTTCTTCGGCCTGGTGCGCGTCACCCGCGCCGCCCTGCCGCTGCTGCGCCGACGCGCGCCCGGCTCGCAGGTCATCAATGTCAGCTCCGTGCTGGGCCACCGTGGCCTGCCCCTGCTCGGCGGCTATGGCTCGTCCAAGGCGGCGGTGAACCTGCTCACCGAGTCGCTGCGCGCCGAGCTCGCCACCGAGGGCATCCGCGTGCTGCTCGTGTCGCCGGGCCTCACCGAGACGGAGTTCCGCGACGCGCGCCTCAACGCCGAGGGCTGGGCTCAGGACACCATCCCCCTGAACGCCATGAGCGCGGAGAGCGCCGCCCGGGCGCTCGTGCGGGCCAGCCGCCGGGGCAGCCGCGAGACGGTGCTCACCCTTCCCGGCCGCGTCATGGTGCTCGCCAACCGGCTCGTGCCCGGGCTCTTCGATCGCGTGGCCCGCCGCATCGCCAATCCCGCCCGGCGCCCATGA
- a CDS encoding PD-(D/E)XK nuclease family protein — protein sequence MPRASFTNDFSWSKSRHEKLQECSRAYYLYYYRSWGGWEAGAPPEVRELYLLKKLGNRYTWAGNIVHDALKDALLNWRSGLPVEAAKVEERALARMREEFRLSRGKAYRTQKGRKTFSGLMEHEYEESVPDEAWKQNAETVRSALAWFFQSRWPALARSLKPGQWLEVDAGADFSSFTLDGVKVFAIPDFAYTDADGFTVVVDWKTGKVREGYDEQVLGYALYVSQRYRVPLEKVRASLVYLNDGLEHQVQVDQDAMEGFRARFTQSVARMRSLLADPATNTPREESAFPQAEDAATCARCVFRRPCGREAAVRAA from the coding sequence ATGCCGCGCGCGTCCTTCACCAACGACTTCTCCTGGTCCAAGAGCCGTCACGAGAAACTCCAGGAGTGCTCCCGGGCGTACTACCTCTATTACTACCGCTCCTGGGGCGGGTGGGAAGCGGGGGCGCCGCCGGAGGTGCGCGAACTGTACCTGCTCAAGAAGCTGGGCAACCGCTACACGTGGGCGGGCAACATCGTGCACGACGCCCTCAAGGACGCGCTGCTCAACTGGCGCTCGGGGCTTCCGGTGGAGGCGGCGAAGGTGGAGGAGCGGGCGCTCGCGCGCATGCGGGAGGAGTTCCGCCTCTCGCGCGGCAAGGCGTACCGGACCCAGAAGGGCCGCAAGACGTTCAGCGGCTTGATGGAGCACGAGTACGAGGAGTCCGTCCCCGACGAGGCCTGGAAGCAGAACGCGGAGACGGTGCGCTCGGCGCTCGCGTGGTTCTTCCAGTCGCGCTGGCCGGCGCTGGCGCGCTCGCTCAAGCCCGGGCAGTGGCTGGAGGTGGACGCGGGCGCGGACTTCTCCTCCTTCACGCTGGACGGGGTGAAGGTCTTCGCCATTCCGGACTTCGCCTACACGGACGCGGACGGCTTCACGGTGGTGGTGGACTGGAAGACGGGCAAGGTGCGCGAGGGCTACGACGAGCAGGTGCTGGGCTACGCGCTCTACGTGTCCCAGCGCTACCGGGTGCCGCTGGAGAAGGTGCGCGCCTCGCTCGTGTACCTCAACGATGGCCTGGAGCATCAGGTGCAGGTGGACCAGGACGCCATGGAGGGCTTCCGCGCCCGCTTCACGCAGAGCGTGGCGCGCATGCGCTCGCTGCTGGCGGACCCGGCCACCAATACGCCCCGGGAGGAGTCCGCCTTTCCCCAGGCGGAGGACGCCGCCACGTGCGCCCGGTGCGTCTTCCGCCGCCCCTGCGGACGCGAGGCGGCGGTGCGCGCGGCGTAG